Part of the Oscillibacter hominis genome is shown below.
GTGGGACATGCACAGCTTCACATTGAATTTGGGGTATGCGATGGAGTTGCGGACCTGCTCATAGGCCCGGCCGGCGCCGAACATGGCAAAGGTGGAGCAGAAGGGTACCAGCCCCATGGTGGAAAGGCCGGCGGCCATGTCCACCATATTGGCCTCGGCAATGCCGGCATTGAAGAACCGGTCGGGATAGGCCTGGGCAAATTTCAGTGTCATGGTGGCGTGGGCCAGGTCGGCGTCCAGCACCACCACCTTGTCGTTTTTCGCGCCCAGCTCCACAAGAGCGTCGCCATAGGCGGCGCGGGTTGCGATTTTTTCAGCCATTTCTTCAGTCCTCCAGTTCTTTCAGTGCCTGCCGGCGCTGCTCTTCGTTGGGCGCCTTGCCGTGCCAGCCCACCTGGCCCTCCATGAAGGAGACGCCCTTGCCCTTGATCGTGTGGGCCAGAATGCACTTGGGCTTTCCGGGCTCGGCGGGGGCATTCAGCGCCTCCACCACGGCGGCGATGTCGTTGCCGTCGGAAAGCTCGATCACCGTGAAGCCAAAGGCGCGCATCTTGGCGGCCAGATCGCCCAAGCTCATGACCTGGTCGTTGGAGCCGTCGATCTGCAGTCCGTTGTTATCCAGCATCACTGTCAGGTTGTCTAACTGATAGTGGGCCGCGGCCATAAAGGCCTCCCATACCTGGCCCTCCTGGCACTCGCCGTCGCCCAGGATGGTATAGACCTGGATGTCCTTGCCCTGATGCTTGGCGCCCAGGGCCATGCCCACTGCGATGGAGGCACCCTGGCCAAGAGAACCGGTGGAGGCG
Proteins encoded:
- a CDS encoding transketolase codes for the protein MKTEELSRICTQVRRDIINMTANAGSGHPGGSLSAVELMVATFFEKMRVDPKDPRNPDRDRFVLSKGHAAPCYYGVLAEKGFISRDEFQNFRQLHSILQGHPDAKKVPGVDASTGSLGQGASIAVGMALGAKHQGKDIQVYTILGDGECQEGQVWEAFMAAAHYQLDNLTVMLDNNGLQIDGSNDQVMSLGDLAAKMRAFGFTVIELSDGNDIAAVVEALNAPAEPGKPKCILAHTIKGKGVSFMEGQVGWHGKAPNEEQRRQALKELED